One stretch of Pyrenophora tritici-repentis strain M4 chromosome 4, whole genome shotgun sequence DNA includes these proteins:
- a CDS encoding mitochondrial 54S ribosomal protein bL32m, which produces MALARPLPPLWQSLFPGLNGPMRPVLSSPFLQRLSQSFNTPFGALALPSLSLPSLPSIADIWDGILNAVPKKKTSYRKKRQRFMAGKGLKDITALNTCSGCGRVKRMHILCPYCVDAIKTTIFGQLNWSIRRPTPKQAKQLKRDRRFEAIRARTMLPDPRKQKEDQVLKHTGWKG; this is translated from the exons ATGGCACTCGCCCGCCCACTTCCCCCGCTGTGGCAGTCACTGTTCCCGGGACTCAATGGCCCCATGCGTCCCGTCCTGAGCTCGCCTTTCCTCCAGCGCCTTTCACAGTCATTCAACACACCCTTTGGCGCACTCGCATTACCCTCCTTATCGCTGCCGTCATTACCGTCAATAGCCGACATATGGGACGGCATACTCAATGCAGtgccgaagaagaagacgtCATACCGCAAGAAGCGACAACGGTTCATGGCGGGCAAAGGACTGAAGGATATTACAGCATTAAATACATGTTCGGGCTGCGGGAGGGTGAAGCGGATGCACATTCTATGCCCGTACTGTGTGGATG CCATCAAAACCACCATCTTCGGCCAGCTCAACTGGTCCATTCGCCGGCCGACCCCTAAGCAAGCCAAGCAGTTGAAGAGGGATAGACGCTTCGAGGCGATAAGAGCGCGAACCATGCTGCCAGACCCACGCAAGCAAAAGGAAGATCAGGTCTTGAAGCACACCGGTTGGAAGGGTTGA